In a genomic window of Bacteroidales bacterium:
- a CDS encoding SDR family oxidoreductase translates to MKDKVVIVTGASSGIGLAIAEHFAKKGCKVVFAARSFDKLQEITENLNLQGCDTFPVKTNVTIEDSCKNLIDKTIEKYGKIDVLINNAGISMRAVFNECELKVLHELMDVNFWGTVNCTKFALPYIIETKGAIVGIISIAGYQPLPGRTGYSASKFAVRGFLDTIRIENKNNDVNVLVVAPGYVATDIRFRALLADGSQQGYSPRDEKKMQSTQWVAKRIYNAVKHKRRSIIMTTLGFVTVFVRNLWPKFTDRESYKIMNREQNSPLIKKN, encoded by the coding sequence ATGAAAGACAAAGTTGTAATAGTTACAGGAGCTTCATCGGGTATAGGATTGGCTATAGCCGAACATTTTGCAAAAAAGGGTTGTAAAGTAGTTTTCGCAGCGAGAAGTTTTGATAAATTACAAGAAATTACCGAAAATTTAAATTTACAAGGTTGTGATACTTTTCCTGTAAAAACCAATGTTACGATAGAGGATTCTTGTAAAAATCTTATTGATAAAACTATTGAAAAGTATGGAAAAATTGATGTTTTAATCAATAATGCCGGTATTTCCATGAGAGCTGTTTTTAATGAATGTGAACTTAAAGTTTTACATGAATTAATGGATGTTAATTTTTGGGGAACAGTAAACTGTACAAAATTTGCCTTACCGTATATTATTGAAACCAAAGGTGCGATAGTCGGAATTATTTCAATTGCCGGGTATCAACCGCTACCCGGAAGAACAGGATATTCCGCATCAAAATTTGCTGTGCGGGGCTTCTTAGATACAATTCGAATTGAAAATAAGAATAATGATGTTAATGTACTTGTTGTTGCACCCGGCTATGTTGCAACTGATATTCGTTTTAGAGCACTTCTTGCCGATGGCAGCCAACAAGGATATAGTCCGCGCGATGAAAAAAAGATGCAATCAACACAATGGGTCGCAAAAAGAATTTACAATGCTGTAAAGCACAAAAGAAGAAGTATTATTATGACAACTTTAGGTTTTGTTACTGTTTTTGTTAGAAATTTATGGCCTAAATTTACAGATAGGGAATCTTATAAAATTATGAATAGGGAGCAGAATAGTCCGCTCATTAAGAAAAATTAG
- a CDS encoding S8 family peptidase, translating to MKFKLYFIIFLFFFPLIIVCQDKYYIIYFKDKNQKGIDISECLSEKAIDRRLRDNIEFDQIDLPVNKEYIAEICSVSKDSEIILTSRWLNCAVIKCGSETSFNYDFISQIFIIDLDSKLSDNKTDEENIPEYEELDLISFNYGACEAQYRLVNGIYLHNEGYTGKNVTIAVIDDGFYGVNNASYPFKNTNIIGTKNFITNTNVYSANAGYHGTMCLSLLAANLPGLIIGTAPNANYLLLKSEDTSFESILEEYAWVAAAEYADSCGVDIISSSLNYTEFDDPSTSHTYDKLDGKSCPITIGAEIAASRGIIVVNSAGNYGNSPWKYIGAPADGANVIAVGGVSADSSYYHVSSIGPTADNRFKPDLCALGSQVTVLYPLSGTGIFEMSGTSFAAPVIAGFTACVMEANPNISSTKIKSSLYSSCHQKDSPNNQTGRGIPDFQKTLRYAGVEIYKKPDVNIYPNPCSDYIIISSIDEIKRIEILSINGSQLLSLENSTVNNITIRLNEIKDKILIVKITLFDNVYYQKIMKE from the coding sequence ATGAAATTTAAATTATACTTTATTATTTTTCTATTCTTTTTTCCTCTTATTATTGTTTGTCAAGACAAATACTACATTATTTATTTCAAAGATAAAAATCAAAAAGGAATTGATATTTCAGAGTGTCTATCTGAAAAAGCAATAGATAGGCGTTTGAGAGATAATATTGAATTTGATCAAATTGATTTGCCGGTTAATAAAGAATATATTGCTGAAATTTGTAGCGTTAGTAAGGATTCTGAAATTATTTTAACTTCAAGATGGTTGAATTGTGCTGTTATAAAATGCGGTTCGGAAACCTCTTTTAATTATGACTTTATCTCTCAAATTTTTATTATTGATTTAGATTCAAAATTGAGTGATAATAAGACTGATGAGGAAAATATCCCTGAATATGAAGAATTAGATCTAATAAGTTTTAATTACGGAGCATGTGAAGCTCAATATAGATTAGTGAATGGTATTTATTTGCATAATGAAGGTTATACAGGAAAAAATGTTACAATTGCTGTAATTGATGATGGATTTTACGGTGTAAATAATGCAAGTTATCCTTTCAAAAATACAAATATTATCGGTACAAAGAATTTCATTACAAATACTAATGTTTATAGTGCCAATGCCGGTTACCACGGTACAATGTGCTTATCTTTGTTAGCCGCAAATTTACCCGGTTTGATTATTGGTACAGCTCCTAATGCTAATTATTTGCTGTTAAAATCTGAGGATACGTCTTTTGAAAGTATTTTAGAAGAATATGCTTGGGTTGCGGCGGCCGAATATGCAGATAGTTGTGGAGTCGATATAATTTCAAGCTCATTAAATTATACGGAATTTGACGATCCGTCAACATCGCATACTTATGATAAATTAGATGGAAAATCCTGTCCGATTACAATTGGTGCTGAAATTGCAGCATCTAGAGGAATTATTGTTGTTAACAGCGCCGGAAATTATGGTAATTCACCATGGAAATATATCGGTGCTCCTGCCGATGGAGCCAATGTTATTGCAGTAGGTGGCGTATCTGCCGATAGTTCATATTATCACGTGAGTTCAATAGGACCAACTGCCGACAATAGGTTTAAGCCTGATCTTTGTGCTTTAGGTTCTCAAGTCACAGTTTTATATCCTCTTTCCGGAACCGGTATCTTTGAGATGTCTGGAACCTCATTTGCCGCTCCTGTAATTGCCGGATTTACTGCTTGTGTTATGGAAGCAAACCCAAATATAAGCTCAACAAAAATTAAATCATCACTTTACTCTTCTTGTCATCAAAAAGATTCTCCAAATAATCAAACAGGTAGGGGAATACCGGATTTTCAAAAAACATTGCGTTATGCCGGAGTAGAAATCTATAAAAAGCCAGATGTTAATATTTATCCGAATCCTTGTTCCGACTATATTATTATTTCAAGTATTGATGAGATAAAAAGAATAGAAATATTAAGTATTAACGGAAGTCAATTACTTTCATTAGAAAATAGTACAGTAAATAATATTACAATACGGCTCAATGAAATAAAAGATAAAATCTTAATAGTAAAAATAACCCTTTTTGATAATGTTTACTATCAAAAAATTATGAAAGAATAA
- a CDS encoding helix-turn-helix domain-containing protein, with amino-acid sequence MVKRIIKIMEDKNLSSAHFADAIGVQRSTLSHILSERNKPSLDIIIKILNTYPEINADWLIKGSGKQYSNGENHVISNIDLPKDDTSEDYNLFTIKNNMEKGNIEEKVAPENKKTSIKKEISRIIILFSDGTYDTFVK; translated from the coding sequence ATGGTAAAACGAATAATAAAAATAATGGAAGATAAAAATCTTTCTTCGGCACATTTTGCAGATGCAATAGGCGTACAGCGTTCTACTTTATCTCACATATTATCAGAAAGAAATAAACCAAGCTTGGATATTATTATTAAGATATTAAATACATATCCAGAAATTAACGCCGATTGGTTAATTAAAGGTTCAGGTAAACAATATTCAAATGGTGAAAATCATGTGATTAGTAATATAGATTTACCAAAAGATGATACTTCTGAAGATTACAATTTGTTTACAATTAAAAATAATATGGAAAAAGGTAATATTGAAGAAAAAGTGGCTCCCGAGAATAAAAAAACATCAATTAAAAAAGAAATTTCACGTATTATTATTCTATTTTCAGATGGAACATATGATACATTTGTGAAATGA
- a CDS encoding bifunctional oligoribonuclease/PAP phosphatase NrnA, translating to MYQADIEKLKGFIESSQRILICSHSSPDGDAVGSMLAVHNYLINSSLINKDITLVLPDSCPEYLSFLPNISLILNYQDNKDIIRDKFNSAQLIFAVDFNEPNRLGEMGNLFCTSNATKIAIDHHPFTSAIYYNLVFVDENASAAAELVYLVLQELNIAEFNFDTAISIYTGIITDTGSLSYNCNSNRVYSILADIMKFNIDAREVHDLIYNNFPSGRIKLLAYILYNKLVINEKHVFAYFSLTKKELEEYNYQEGYLEGVVNYALNIRGIKLAASFVERNNLTKISFRSKGNVDVNDLAVKYFNGGGHKNAAGANYYESIENAIKLFIELANVYTCE from the coding sequence ATGTATCAAGCGGATATTGAAAAACTTAAAGGTTTCATAGAATCCTCTCAGAGAATTCTTATATGTTCACATAGTTCACCTGATGGCGACGCTGTTGGCTCAATGCTCGCCGTTCATAATTATCTAATTAATTCATCTCTTATTAATAAAGATATTACTTTAGTATTACCGGATAGTTGTCCGGAGTATTTATCTTTTTTACCAAATATTAGCTTAATTCTTAATTATCAAGATAATAAAGATATTATTCGTGATAAATTTAATTCTGCTCAATTAATTTTTGCCGTTGATTTTAATGAACCGAACAGATTGGGTGAAATGGGGAATTTATTTTGTACATCTAATGCAACAAAAATTGCTATTGACCATCATCCATTTACCAGCGCTATATATTATAATTTAGTTTTTGTAGATGAAAATGCTTCAGCTGCTGCTGAATTAGTTTATCTTGTTTTACAAGAACTTAATATTGCAGAGTTTAATTTTGATACGGCCATATCTATATATACTGGAATAATTACTGATACGGGTTCATTAAGTTATAACTGTAATTCTAATCGCGTATATTCAATTTTAGCAGATATAATGAAATTTAATATCGATGCGAGAGAAGTTCATGACTTGATTTATAATAATTTTCCATCCGGAAGAATAAAATTGCTGGCATATATTCTTTATAATAAACTGGTAATAAATGAAAAACATGTGTTTGCCTATTTTTCTCTGACAAAAAAAGAACTCGAAGAATATAATTATCAAGAGGGGTATTTAGAAGGTGTTGTGAATTATGCTTTAAATATCAGAGGAATCAAACTTGCTGCTTCTTTCGTTGAACGTAATAATCTTACAAAAATTTCGTTTCGATCTAAAGGCAATGTTGACGTAAATGATCTTGCTGTTAAATATTTTAATGGCGGAGGACATAAAAATGCTGCTGGTGCAAATTATTATGAAAGTATTGAAAATGCAATTAAACTTTTTATTGAATTAGCAAATGTATATACGTGTGAATAA
- a CDS encoding FKBP-type peptidyl-prolyl cis-trans isomerase — translation MNKLIKLTIIFIALSVFSCKQNKNTSFNNSPVVITDDEINYVNKEAVRKERIQIDDFIRRYEWKMITTETGVSYWIYEKGNGAKTEKGNIVVLDYTITFLNGDTVYTSNIDGNKEFQLGKSNEVSGLEEALLVMHQGDKAKVIVPSFRAYGITGDFNKIAMRNTLVYDIYITKIY, via the coding sequence GTGAATAAATTGATTAAATTAACAATTATTTTTATAGCTTTATCTGTTTTTTCATGTAAGCAGAATAAAAATACATCTTTTAATAACTCTCCTGTAGTAATTACTGATGATGAAATTAATTATGTTAATAAAGAGGCTGTAAGAAAGGAACGTATTCAAATTGATGATTTTATAAGAAGATACGAATGGAAAATGATAACAACCGAAACAGGTGTAAGTTATTGGATTTATGAAAAAGGCAATGGAGCGAAAACCGAGAAGGGTAATATCGTTGTTTTAGATTATACAATCACCTTTTTAAATGGCGATACTGTTTATACCTCAAATATCGATGGAAATAAAGAATTTCAATTGGGAAAATCAAACGAAGTATCCGGTTTAGAAGAGGCCTTATTGGTAATGCATCAAGGCGATAAGGCAAAGGTTATTGTTCCTTCTTTTCGAGCTTACGGCATTACCGGCGATTTTAATAAAATTGCTATGAGAAACACACTAGTTTACGATATATATATAACTAAAATTTATTGA
- the bamD gene encoding outer membrane protein assembly factor BamD has translation MKLSKYLIIISLTSFLLLVSSCSNYSKILKSDDKDLIYNEAMVQYEKGNYINALQLFDKILMLVKGTDKEEPVSYYYAQCYYEQGDYILANYYFRKYARQYIHSPRAEESAFLAAMCKYYQSSTYSLDPSPTTDAISELQAYINAYPNSDRIELCNSYIDELRAKLEEKDYQIALMYLRMDEYKAAVVCFENILKDFPDTKHREDIYYYLVKAKYEFAKNSVESKKTERFDDVYNAYTKFISNFPDSRYIAEIEQYNKAAKQYK, from the coding sequence ATGAAATTATCTAAATACTTAATAATAATATCATTAACAAGCTTTTTACTTTTAGTATCTTCTTGTTCCAATTACTCTAAAATTTTAAAATCGGACGATAAGGATCTCATTTACAATGAAGCTATGGTGCAATATGAAAAAGGCAACTATATTAACGCTTTACAATTGTTTGATAAAATTCTGATGTTAGTAAAAGGAACCGATAAAGAAGAACCGGTTAGTTATTATTATGCTCAATGTTATTATGAACAAGGTGATTACATCCTGGCGAACTATTATTTTCGTAAATATGCAAGACAATATATTCATAGTCCGCGCGCTGAAGAAAGTGCTTTCTTAGCCGCCATGTGTAAATATTATCAATCATCAACATACTCTTTGGATCCAAGTCCTACAACTGATGCAATTAGTGAACTTCAAGCATATATTAATGCTTATCCTAATAGTGATAGGATTGAGCTATGTAACAGTTACATCGATGAATTAAGGGCAAAACTTGAAGAGAAGGATTATCAAATTGCACTCATGTATTTAAGGATGGATGAATATAAGGCCGCTGTAGTGTGTTTTGAAAATATCTTGAAAGATTTTCCTGACACAAAACATCGTGAAGATATTTATTATTATCTTGTAAAAGCTAAATACGAATTTGCAAAAAATAGCGTTGAAAGTAAGAAAACGGAAAGATTTGATGATGTTTATAACGCATATACAAAATTTATCTCTAATTTCCCTGATTCTAGATATATTGCTGAAATAGAACAATATAATAAAGCTGCTAAACAATATAAATAA
- a CDS encoding DNA-directed RNA polymerase subunit omega — protein MDYKKIRTSTDAVTRNLNDFDQETSNIYESLVILSKRANQISLELKEELLSKIEEFQTPSDSLEEIFENREQIELAKFYEQLPKPTLMAIYEFLNDKLSSSYPQEVETVEHLIQKEDNEIETENK, from the coding sequence ATGGATTATAAAAAGATAAGAACAAGCACAGATGCTGTTACAAGAAACTTAAATGATTTTGACCAAGAAACAAGTAATATCTATGAATCTTTAGTAATACTTTCTAAAAGGGCTAATCAAATCAGTTTGGAATTAAAAGAAGAATTGTTAAGCAAAATTGAAGAATTTCAAACACCAAGTGATAGCTTGGAAGAAATTTTCGAGAACAGAGAGCAAATTGAACTTGCTAAGTTCTATGAACAACTTCCGAAACCGACTCTCATGGCAATATATGAATTTCTTAACGATAAATTATCATCTTCTTATCCGCAAGAGGTAGAAACAGTTGAACACCTCATTCAAAAGGAAGACAACGAAATTGAAACTGAAAACAAATAA
- a CDS encoding DUF4835 family protein, whose translation MKRLFLITVFLCVANVFAYTQDFKCTFSVTSNTSDGSSDRTRFQEMQRQIQEFINGYKWCNYNISQEERIECTMQLMITKIVSAEQFEGQINIGLRRPVYNSTYNTTLLNHIDKDIEFTFVESNPLIFNENSFDDNLTSIIAFYMYLFLGIDFDSFSPGAGTQYYEKAQAIVNAAQSANEKGWRSYQNTRNRYWIIENLLNSSYYGVREFLYIYHRNGLDVMADNIAMGTSAAVQAIEKLRNVNRQKPNLFIIYLMLEAKRDEFINLFSGANDVEKNKFLQVMQEIDPTNMSRYNQIKNTN comes from the coding sequence ATGAAACGTTTGTTTTTGATAACTGTATTCTTATGTGTGGCAAATGTTTTTGCTTATACACAAGATTTTAAATGCACTTTTAGTGTTACTTCCAATACTTCTGACGGAAGTTCTGACAGAACGCGTTTTCAGGAAATGCAAAGACAAATACAAGAATTTATCAATGGTTATAAATGGTGTAACTATAATATTAGTCAAGAAGAACGTATTGAATGCACCATGCAGCTTATGATAACTAAAATTGTTTCTGCAGAACAATTTGAAGGACAGATTAATATTGGATTGAGAAGACCTGTTTACAATTCTACGTATAATACAACTCTTCTTAATCATATTGATAAAGATATTGAGTTTACATTTGTGGAAAGTAATCCTTTGATTTTTAACGAGAATAGTTTTGATGATAATCTTACAAGCATAATTGCTTTCTACATGTATCTTTTTCTGGGAATAGATTTCGATTCATTTAGTCCTGGTGCCGGCACACAATATTATGAAAAAGCTCAGGCAATTGTTAATGCGGCACAATCGGCTAACGAAAAAGGTTGGAGGTCTTACCAGAATACTAGAAATAGATATTGGATAATTGAGAATCTGCTTAATTCATCTTATTATGGTGTTAGAGAGTTTTTATATATTTATCATCGTAATGGATTGGATGTTATGGCAGATAATATAGCAATGGGAACTTCTGCAGCTGTTCAAGCTATCGAGAAACTAAGAAATGTTAATCGTCAAAAACCTAATCTCTTTATTATTTATCTTATGTTAGAAGCTAAGCGTGATGAATTTATTAATCTTTTTTCGGGTGCAAACGACGTTGAAAAGAATAAATTCTTACAAGTAATGCAAGAGATAGATCCAACCAACATGTCGCGTTACAATCAAATTAAAAATACTAATTGA
- the recN gene encoding DNA repair protein RecN produces the protein MIKSLSISNYALIDNITIGFEKGFTCLTGETGAGKSIILGAISLVLGERADTKVLYDKDKKCVIEAVFCLPHNFSKIIFEENDIDFNSDCIIRREISSQGKSRIFINDSPVSLNVLKSIGLSLIDLHSQDQKFSLSDNSQQLHFLDNFITDKSIFDNYYRIFNSYSELCRKKAYLQSEYEKINMEQDYYSFLYNELYEANLSNDEDILTEKELSVLDNAELIKEKLNIAINLLYNDDSNVVDITKTIINNFSSISSFVNNGVKLLERLEDIKIETKDISDDLIRLNNSVFVDLEKSEELRNRLDFINKLLYKHKVNNVNELIEIRNDLSLKLSNTNELYIEIEKITKEIEFLYNDLKHKAEILSKSRKSCAEIMSLQISNILKDLGITKNNFEITVSKTDNYTITGNNFVEFLFSANIGSPLAPLSSVASGGELSRVMLALKSIIAIKNDIPTVIFDEIDSGVSGITADAVAAKLREISKNIQVISISHLPQIAAKADAQFLVYKEELENRTFTRVKLLNNKERINAIASMLSGSNVTAAAIENAVNLLGF, from the coding sequence TTGATAAAGTCTTTATCTATATCGAATTATGCCCTTATAGATAATATTACAATAGGTTTTGAAAAAGGGTTTACCTGTTTGACCGGTGAAACCGGAGCGGGAAAATCAATCATTTTAGGAGCAATATCACTTGTACTTGGAGAAAGGGCAGATACAAAAGTTCTATATGACAAGGATAAAAAATGTGTAATTGAAGCTGTATTTTGCCTGCCGCATAATTTCTCTAAAATTATATTTGAAGAAAATGATATAGACTTTAATTCAGATTGTATTATCAGACGGGAAATAAGTTCTCAGGGGAAATCGAGAATATTCATAAATGATTCTCCTGTCTCTTTGAATGTGCTTAAGTCAATCGGACTTTCCTTAATTGACCTTCATTCGCAAGATCAAAAGTTTTCTTTGAGTGATAATTCACAACAATTGCATTTCCTTGATAATTTTATTACCGATAAATCAATATTTGATAATTATTACAGGATATTCAATTCATATTCGGAACTATGCCGTAAAAAAGCATATTTGCAATCAGAGTATGAAAAAATAAATATGGAACAAGATTATTACTCTTTTCTTTATAATGAATTATATGAAGCAAATCTTAGTAATGATGAAGATATATTGACCGAAAAAGAGTTGTCGGTTTTAGATAATGCGGAATTGATTAAAGAAAAATTGAATATTGCAATTAATCTTCTTTATAATGATGACAGTAACGTTGTTGATATTACGAAAACAATAATTAACAACTTTTCTTCGATTTCTTCTTTTGTTAATAACGGTGTGAAATTATTGGAACGTCTTGAAGATATAAAAATTGAAACTAAGGATATTTCGGATGATTTGATTCGATTGAATAATTCTGTTTTTGTCGATTTGGAAAAGTCTGAAGAACTTCGTAACAGATTGGATTTTATCAACAAATTACTTTACAAACATAAAGTCAATAATGTAAATGAATTAATTGAGATTCGTAATGATCTATCTTTAAAATTGAGTAATACGAATGAGTTATATATCGAAATTGAAAAAATAACTAAAGAAATTGAGTTTTTATATAATGATTTAAAACACAAAGCGGAAATACTTTCTAAGTCAAGAAAATCTTGTGCTGAAATCATGTCACTACAAATCTCAAACATTCTGAAAGATTTAGGTATCACAAAAAATAATTTCGAAATAACAGTTTCCAAAACGGATAATTATACAATAACAGGAAATAATTTTGTGGAATTTTTATTTTCTGCAAATATCGGTTCGCCTTTAGCTCCGCTTTCTTCGGTTGCTTCCGGCGGCGAACTATCGCGTGTGATGCTTGCATTAAAATCAATAATAGCAATTAAAAATGATATTCCAACAGTTATCTTTGATGAGATTGATAGCGGCGTTTCAGGTATTACCGCCGATGCGGTAGCTGCAAAACTTAGGGAAATTTCTAAAAATATACAAGTTATTTCAATAAGCCATCTTCCGCAAATTGCGGCGAAAGCAGATGCACAGTTTTTGGTTTATAAAGAAGAATTAGAAAATAGAACGTTTACCCGCGTTAAGTTGTTAAATAATAAAGAACGCATAAATGCGATAGCTTCAATGTTGAGTGGAAGTAATGTTACTGCTGCAGCAATAGAAAATGCAGTAAATTTATTAGGATTCTGA
- the rplS gene encoding 50S ribosomal protein L19, which translates to MGKHELLQYVDGLTQIKDYPSFQAGDTITVTYKIIEGNKERTQKYQGVVLQRRGSGPTETFTVRKISSNIGVERIFPIASPFIESIEINKRGKVRRARIFYLRALKGKKARIKERRY; encoded by the coding sequence ATGGGCAAGCACGAATTATTACAGTATGTTGACGGTTTAACACAAATTAAAGATTATCCGTCATTTCAAGCGGGCGATACTATTACCGTAACATATAAAATTATTGAAGGTAATAAAGAAAGAACCCAAAAGTATCAAGGTGTTGTTTTGCAACGTAGAGGTTCTGGTCCAACCGAAACATTTACAGTTCGTAAGATTTCAAGCAACATCGGTGTTGAAAGAATTTTCCCTATTGCATCTCCATTCATTGAAAGTATTGAGATAAACAAACGAGGAAAAGTTAGAAGAGCAAGAATCTTCTATTTAAGAGCTTTAAAGGGTAAAAAGGCAAGGATTAAAGAAAGAAGATATTAA